AGGTATGAATGAGATATCGAGACAGCTTGCGGAAACCACAAAAGAGGTTGAAGAACTTATTCAGAATAAAAAGACATTTTCAAAGGCTGATAAAGAAAAGATTTTGTCAACACTCAATAGGGTAACAAGGCAGATTTCCTCAAGCTATCCGTATATGTATTCTATGTTTAACGAACAGATGGATAAAACGGTTACGTCTTTATCTACAACATTATCTTTATATGCGTTTGCATAAAGTCCGGTTTGCGGATGCTGAATGAATTCCGTGCATCGTCTGTTCTCATCACGGCTTGCTCGGTATTCCTCAACATCGCCGTCATGCTCCGCTGTCCTGTATGAATAACGGTAAAATTCCACCGCCATAGCTGTTCACCTCACATATTCATTACCGGGGCTGCCTCGGTCTGTTCATTCTGATCCGCCTGCAATTCGGTATTGCTTTCGGCAGTTTTTTGTCCGTCTGAACGCTTTTGAGACTTTTTATTCCCTGCCTTTTTTGTTTCTTTCCCCTCTTCATGGTTCTGCTCCTCCTGCTGTGTTAATTTCTGTTCGTATGCTTCAAGCA
Above is a window of Qingrenia yutianensis DNA encoding:
- a CDS encoding DUF3849 domain-containing protein, which translates into the protein MAVEFYRYSYRTAEHDGDVEEYRASRDENRRCTEFIQHPQTGLYANAYKDNVVDKDVTVLSICSLNIEYIYG